The Nicotiana tabacum cultivar K326 chromosome 14, ASM71507v2, whole genome shotgun sequence genome contains a region encoding:
- the LOC107789569 gene encoding peroxisomal adenine nucleotide carrier 1-like produces MALNMESLAEATSGAVGSLLSTTILYPLDTCKSKYQAELRAHGQAKYRNTLDVLLEAISSRQVLSLYQGLGTKNVQSFVSSFIYFYGYDFFKKLYLKRSGFKSIGTRANLVIAVVAGAFTVIITQPLDTASSRMQTSDFGKSKGFWKTLSEGTWSEAFDGLGISIILTSNPAIQYTAFDQFKARMLKEKMKSKRGVESSPESLSAFSAFILGAVSKCFATCITYPLIRCKVMIQSAESEEDGEDEAELKARKTISGSLRAIWKKEGLMGFFKGLQPQILKTVLSSALLLMIKEKISKTTWVLLLAVRRYLFLTRARLKSS; encoded by the exons ATGGCTTTAAATATGGAGTCTTTGGCTGAGGCAACTTCTGGTGCGGTAGGATCTTTGCTAAGCACCACTATATTATATCCTTTGGATACTTGCAAGAGCAAATATCAAGCTGAACTTCGAGCTCATGGGCAAGCCAAATACAG GAATACCCTTGATGTCTTGTTAGAGGCCATTTCTTCTCGGCAAGTTCTTTCACTCTACCAGGGTCTTGGGACAAAGAATGTGCAGTCTTTTGTTTCATCTTTTATTTACTTCTATGGATATGACTTCTTCAAGAAACTAtacttgaaaagaagtggatttaaATCCATCGGAACAAGAGCTAACTTAGTAATTGCTGTTGTAGCTGGAGCATTTACCGTCATAATAACCCAG CCTCTGGATACAGCATCTTCAAGAATGCAAACAAGCGATTTTGGGAAATCCAAGGGATTCTGGAAAACCCTCTCGGAGGGCACTTGGAGTGAAGCATTTGATGGTCTAGGAATATCTATCATTCTCACTTCAAATCCGGCAATTCAG TACACGGCCTTTGATCAATTTAAAGCAAGAATGCTGAAGGAGAAGATGAAAAGCAAAAGAGGGGTGGAATCATCTCCAGAATCTCTTTCTGCTTTTTCCGCTTTCATATTGGGGGCAGTCTCAAAATGTTTTGCCACCTGCATCACATACCCATTGATAAG GTGTAAAGTCATGATACAATCTGCTGAATCCGAAGAAGATGGGGAGGATGAAGCCGAGTTAAAAGCCCGAAAAACAATCTCTGGATCCCTTCGTGCCATATGGAAAAAGGAAGGGCTAATGGGATTCTTTAAAGGGTTACAGCCTCAGATCCTGAAGACCGTTCTAAGCTCAGCATTGCTGTTAATGATAAAGGAGAAGATCTCAAAAACCACATGGGTTTTGCTTCTAGCTGTGAGGAGATATCTGTTCCTAACAAGGGCCAGACTAAAGAGCTCATGA
- the LOC142168906 gene encoding uncharacterized protein LOC142168906, with product MRVQSRGGNRYVFVIVDDYSRLIWTIFLATQDEIFDMFVTFVKKLQRNINSYVACIRFDHGTEFENVNFLESYAGNGIDHNFSSPMTLRQNGIVERKNRNLEDMARTMLIGSGLPMTFWAEVVNTACYIINRCMIRPIIDKTPYELLKGRKSNVTHLRTFSKCVEEIIHVIFDKSNLLAEKGTHVADNGGVFRKKLDDQGNITRNQTRLVIQGYNQEEGIDYDEIFSPPGKNGSNTHAHCLCIIQGFQTVSNRYEECLPKWGLKHSLLSVSQMCDKVNWVLFTFKTDETFDMFVTVVKKLQRNINSHVVCIRFDHGTEFENFNFLEFYAGNGIDHNFTSPMTLRKNGIVERKNRNLEDMARTMLISNGLHMTFRAEVVNTACYIINRCMIRPIIDKTPYELLKGRKPNVTHLRAFVSKCFVHNNSKEALGNFDVKNGEGVFLGYSLHSKAYKLYNKIAKCVEEIIHVIFDKSNLLAEKGTHVADNGEFGPDENNEERTNHELPEVASEQDQEPCSPKHFQDVSHIGGTTQENQEERVAPGSTTDLNSVMVTRSKFRNMIAFLALSMEEPKNIKEALGDAKWIVDIQEELNQFERNKVWHLVPTPKDRIIIGTRWGVQK from the exons ATGAGGGTTCAGAGTAGAGGCGGAAACAGGTATGTATTTGTAATTGTTGATGATTATTCGAGATTAATATGGACCATATTTTTGGCAACCCAGGATGAAATATTTGATATGTTTGTAACTTTTGTGAAGAAACTGCAAAGAAATATTAACAGTTATGTAGCTTGCATTAGATTTgaccatggaactgaatttgaaaatgttaACTTCCTTGAGTCCTATGCTGgaaatggtatagatcataatttctcATCTCCTATGACACTACGACAAAATGGTAttgtagaaagaaaaaatagaaatctAGAAGACATGGCCAGAACTATGTTAATCGGTAGTGGTCTTCCTATGACCTTTTGGGCTGAAGTTGTGaacactgcatgctacatcataaatagatGCATGATTAGGCCAATAATTGATAAGACCCCTTATGAATTACTTAAGGGAAGAAAATCAAATGTAACCCACCTAAGAACTTTTT CAAAATGTGTTGAGGAAATTATTCATGTAATCTTTGATAAATCTAACCTTTTGGCTGAGAAAGGTACACATGTTGCTGATAATG GTGGGGTATTCAGGAAAAAGCTAGATGATCAAGGAAACATTACCAGGAATCAAACAAGATTAGTTatacaaggttacaatcaagaagaagggattgactatgatgaaataTTTTCTCCTCCTGGCAAGAATGGAAGCAATACGCATGCTCATTGCCTTTGTATCATACAAGGGTTTCAAACTGTATCAAATAGATATGAAGAGTGCCTTCCTAAATGG GGATTGAAGCACAGTTTGTTGAGTGTATCTCAAATGTGTGACAAAGTGAATTGGGTTCTCTTTACCTTTAAAACC GATGAAACATTTGATATGTTTGTAACTGTTGTGAAGAAACTGCAAAGAAACATTAACAGTCATGTAGTTTGCATTAGATTTgaccatggaactgaatttgaaaattttaacttCCTTGAGTTCTATGCTGgaaatggtatagatcataatttcaCTTCTCCTATGACACTACGGAAAAATGGTAttgtagaaagaaaaaatagaaatctAGAAGACATGGCCAGAACTATGTTAATCAGTAATGGTCTTCATATGACCTTTCGGGCTGAAGTTGTGaacactgcatgctacatcataaatagatGCATGATTAGGCCAATAATTGATAAGACCCCTTATGAATTACTTAAGGGAAGAAAACCAAATGTAACCCACCTAAGAGCTTTTGTAAGCAAGTGTTTTGTACACAACAATAGCAAAGAGGCTCTAggaaattttgatgttaaaaatgGTGAGGGTGTCTTTCTGGGTTACTCActacatagtaaagcttataaatTGTACAATAAAATAGCAAAATGTGTTGAGGAAATTATTCATGTAATCTTTGATAAATCTAATCTTTTGGCTGAGAAAGGTACACATGTTGCTGATAATGGTGAGTTTGGCCCGGatgaaaataatgaggaacggacaAACCACGAACTCCCAGAGGTTGCTTCAGAACAGGATCAAGAACCATGTTCTCCAAAACATTTTCAGGATGTATCACATATAGGGGGAACAACCCAAGAAAATCAAGAAGAAAGAGTAGCACCTGGCTCCACTACTGATC TTAACTCTGTAATGGTGACAAGATCAAAATTCAGAAATATGATTGCTTTTTTAGCTTTATCCATGGAGGAGCCTAAGAACATCAAAGAAGCTCTTGGAGATGCAAAATGGATCGTAGATATACAAGAGGAACTAAATCAGTTTGAAAGAAACAAAGTCTGGCACTTGGTTCCCACTCCAAAGGATAGAATAATCATTGGAACTAGGTGGGGTGTTCAGAAATAA